The Anoplopoma fimbria isolate UVic2021 breed Golden Eagle Sablefish chromosome 1, Afim_UVic_2022, whole genome shotgun sequence region TTTCTAATAGGGTTTCTGCTCATGGTCTTAGCTCCCACTTAATAGATTATgatgcaaatgtaaaatgtaaatccGTTAGCCTTATATTAAGATGTAACAATCTATTGATGTGCAATGTGCATACAGTGCAACTCATTAGAAATATGCTCAAGCaatattctagtttattttgaattcaTTGTACGCTGTTGTCCCGCTGGCCGTGGTTTGGCCACCCCCGGTTTTAGAGGCTTGGACTTGGAGTTAACCAAGTTTAAAGTGTTTAAGGTCCTCTTAACATGCTGAGCAGTATATAGGCTCTGTGTTAGCAGTAAGGGGGGTGCAGAGCATTGTGTGGCGCACAGGTGACGTCACAAGCACCAGGTGGCAGGAAGGCTTCATTGTTTACTATTGGCTGCTTTTCAAACATGTCGACCTCTCTGACTGTTGACTCTGTACCATGCTGCCTGACAAGATGGTGGTGTGATTTTAATGTGCAGTTTTGGAAGATGAATTCTTTCAAAGACAGCAGTCATCTCATTGGTCGGACGCTCATGCTGACATGCGGATGGTTTGAACTGTCTTAAGCTGCAGTACCTGTCACGTCCATGAAATGCTGCTTGTTAGCATTTTGCTATTGCGACACAATGTGCAATTTAAGGATGAATGCTGATCTGCATCATTATTCATATTGAAATGATTATGTTGAGCGTTTTGCATGGATCTATACCAAACAGAGATGATTTCTGAAGTCTGTAGAAAGCAATGTGTAGGCCAGAACAGCTCTGCACCACCGCAATATTTGATTGAAGAAGGCATTTTGACACACATTTTAACTTCTGCGCCTCCTGCAATTTAAAATTTTCAGTAGGCCATATTGGGATTTTGAGAAAATAGGATTTTGTTGCACTATTTCGCAGGAAAACCTTGTCTATAATAAAATGAAGGGGGAAAAACTTTAAAACTCAGTGTGACGTCATCTGGTAACGCATTGCATTGGCCAATGAAATACCTGCAAGTTCCTATTTCTTGTAGATTACTTAGCCTTAAACGTGTTATTCTACTATTAACTTGAAAGTGTGGCAGGACTTTGATGCCTATAGGCCCAATGGGTTGGATTTTTCTAAATAGCAatgtatagaaaaaaagatagaaaaataaacCGTCTCAGTCATCACTTCTGACCCACTAGAAAGAAGTGTGTGGTGTTGTCTGTATCTGCAAAGACCCAGTACTAATGTTGCTGTGTTCAGTAGGTTTTTGGGCGTCAGGCTCTATAAAAATGTAGAAACCAGCGGCCAGGTTAGCATGCAGCCTGAGTCGAAAAGCTAAGGGGACGCAGCTCGTTTCAAAGAGAGTGATTGTAGGGTCGATGGGCCAACTTTGAATCCTGCGTTTACAAACTTCAACAAATCCtactcattgtgcctttaaagAGAAATATTGCTGTTAAGTTGGATGTTGTTCTTAGAAAGCTGGCAAGTTGTGTCCAGACTGATAATAAGATACATTCAAGTAAACTTTTACACAACCCAGTACTGGTGAACTAACTCACTTCAGTGTTTTGGGGGTGAAGGAAAGTCTGAATGTGTCTTAATATTGCTTAAACACCCTGATTAAGTTACAAGGTAAACTTTCACCcagaaaaataccaaacattttcTGGTTGTATCAAATGTAATGGTTTTCATGGAACACCTTTTGGTCATGAGATCTGGCTCCTGAAATGGACTTGTCTCATAGCTTtgtacattttatagactaaacgATTGATCAGTGGCAGATTACAATGcatatatttttctctgtttttgtgtgagtcCAGTTTGCACCAAAGAACATCAAGagtctttcttcctttctctccttctccgctgcccctccttcctcttctttatTGCAGCAGGTGGTGATTAGTGGTTAGGCCAAATTATGATGCTCCAGCCTGATAACACAAtgtctgaaaagaaaagtgGGTGTGGGGAGGAGCTGCAGTAGGCGCCTGTTTTTATGATACTGTGAGGACCCAACACCTGGTTGCTCACTCACATTGTGGGGATGTctgatctttttatttattatactgtaTAGGTTAGGTAGCCAAATATGCAGTTAATATCTCTTATCTCTTATTAACCagactgtaaactgtaaacGTCCATTAGTGTCCTAGCAGGATTATTAATAAGGAACAGAGTTATGACCGGGCCATGAACACAGACTAGAACGCTTCAGAACGCTTCAACTATTATATAAATCAACTATTCCTGATCAGAGAAATCTGGATTTACAACATCTGGATTATTGAAGTCAGATTTCAAAATTGGAAGATCGTTTAACATTTGGTGTAGTAATTCTTAAAATGGCGTTGAACAATATCTACTAACATGTGAAATGATCTTGCTGATATTAAGTCTCATAAGATCtttaaaacagaacagaaaggaACTTTAAAATTGGGAATCAGCGAGGGAAATACCAGCTTATCGCCTATTTGCTTTTTCAAACATAAATGTAACAGCCTTCTATTGCTCAAGGTAAATGAAGATGGATCGAGAGATTCAGAATCTGCTTCAAACTACAGGGCAGTTTCAggtctgttttaatatttttactggTATCTAACTAACTGGCATGCCCATTGTTAACTGGTTAGTTGTCAGGGGAACCAGCTCCTGGAAGCCTGCAATTACCGATGTTGTCACCCTACAGCTACAGTAAACACTAAGGAGAGTGCTaaataatgttcatttaaatttttAGGAAGTAATATCTGAGTCACAAATTATTTGGTTATTCCACATTTCAAGCTTGTTTTGcatttaataataatctatGGAGTCAAGTcgagtttatttatatatcccATAATCTCAAACCACAAGGGAAGATATTCCACCAAAATGATAACTATTTTGCAATCATAATAAAACGGTAGGTTGAACGCAAGATGAACTTGATtacattcaaatgtattgtatggaacattgaatacatttttgttaatcACAAAAGAAATAAGTAAATGCTGTTCTTTATCACAGGCCATGAAGTCTGAGCTTGAAAACAAAGCTCTGTttaatttaaacagaaaatcCCTTCAGAAAATACATGAATCCGTGTTAATGAAATCCCTCTCATAAGGAATGCTGCGTTGAAGTGTAGCCTGCAGTATTTTGGTGCTACaatccaggaaaaaaaatctataggCTTTCAAATGGAAATTGAAATTTGGACACAAGTACACCTGATCAACAGTAACATTTTTGTGgtcttattgttttattttattattatgtacaCTCAAGACTCCAGTGGAAAGCAGCATCGAGTGGATTATCCTGGTGAcataaatgaaattgaaatgaactGTTTTTATGTAGATGAGAACCTTGTCTTCCTGTCTTCTCTGCTCCATTCTGTTGTCAGTCATTATAAATAATCATGGTGTCACTCTCCAGGTGCCAAAACCACCTGATGCTGCAGCCTAATCTGGTCACCTGGgactgaagacacacacacacacacacacacacacacacacacacacacacacacacacacacacacacacacacacacacacacacacacacacacacacacacacacggacgtACGGACGGCCAACATGGCGTCAGACCCGCCCATACTGACAGAGcagctggagctgcagaggagagcCAATCAGGTCACGGATGAGGTGAGGAatggattcattttatttaaaaatctagAAGGCTTCCCTCCATTATAAGTATTTGCGTTATTAAATACTGAACACTCACAAGATGGATTTCCCCATTAACAATAATTAAGTTATCAGATGACgtgtcacataaacacaaacatttgattGCAACTGTGTTTGACCACCTTGCAAAGCCACAGATTTTATTTCACTGCCTGTGAACCCACAGACTCAATGTGCATTTTGTACAATACACAATTGTTCATGTTCTCGTGCAGGCTATTGGATGagctttttacaaaaagtgatCACTTCAAATCTAAAATACGGTGCTACTTGTCATCTAAAACCACATTTGTTGGCTTCCTGCTACCAGACTTAATTGATGGCTTTTTCCTCATTAAATAGGGAGCATTTCAGTTAAGCAATTCTAAAGGTCAGACCACATTGGTGCATCTCGTGCATTTTATGTAGACAgataagtttatttttcaacttcTCAAGCCCTGAGACATTCAACATGTCTACTGTCCAATGACATTATGTTCATCTTTCaatgcatgtttgtgtacaaTAGAATATTGAAGCTAAGGGGCTGCAACTAAAGATTACTTTATTGAGAAGACTATTTTCATTATGAAGTAATCAGTCCATTAGTCAATTTAGTATTcagaatgtcagaaaataataaaagtgttcACACAGCCTGAGGTGACGTTCTCAAGTATCTTGTTTAATCATCCAACAGTCCAAATCCCATAGttatacattttacaatgacacaaaaaggagaaaagcagcaaattcttaAGTTGGAAAAGCTGAAGGCAGAgaatatttggtgtttttcactAGTAATCTAATTTATTGgttatcaacatttttttgtccattcatttttttgtccactAACTAATTGGTTATTCATAATTGGTCCCATTCAGAGTGAAATAGCCAGTAAagcagggttagggttaggtttagggagtggataccttgtgattgacacaATCGCTACCATGGTGTTGTCCAGTCTGGTCACAGTGTGTTCTcaattaataaaagttaatcgtaacattttggttgccttataaatgtcttattcagtcTTTGCTTTAGAGCTACTGAGGAGAGTGGCTATAGGGTCTAACCCACATCTTCCTTTCATCAGAAATATGAAGAGGGACAGTAACTACAGAACATATAGCAAAAtccaaatatttatatatgtatcaATTTAAGCAGATGTCCCAAAAATGTTTAAGCTTTGTCTGATTAATGAtggattggattggatttgGGCTGAACATAATAGCATTGGGTTAATTGATTATGAATCGGGTATATGAcaaatattgatttcatttttggaGAAGAGGTAGGGGGCCATATAGACACTTTTACAGCTGACGTCGATATTATATTGAATATTAAACTGTTGCAATGTAACAACCGGCATCAACATGTCTGGTTGTTGTGTGTTCGGTTGTCTGAAGCCAACTCAAGTTCTAAAGCATTCCAACAGCAACACGACCGTTTAAGGTGTTTAAGGTGTTCAACGGGTGTTACAGTTCAATGAGTggccgtgttaactggtgactttcagccAAATGCCTTGATGGTTGCTTATAGTAACTTGTGTAAATGGTTTGGTGTAAATATGCAAGACAGACTAGTTCGTAATTATTTGAAGATTTTGCCAGGGAACCtatgttctgtttgtgttttcaacagCTCACATCACCAAGAGCAAACATGACGCTTCACTTTTTAAACCGTAACCCCTGCGTCATTTCTGCAAGCTATTAAACATGGTGACTACCTCTGGTCTGATCAAAACTACTTGTGTTTATAGCTGCCATTCCAAAACTCAATAAAGTCAAACCTCTGAGTCTCTGCCTTGGTGTTTGACACTCTGTACATGAAAACAGAGGACATAGTTGAAGCATCTAGTGACCTGTTTGCCCGTGATTTCTCACTGGTGTAACGTTAGACGGCAAGTTTTTCTAGCAAATCCATCAACGTCTATATCTGGCCACTAAATATTTGGCCATGTACTCTACCCACTCACTAATAGGACACTGAGCTAGAAAGTCAATTTGTTAAGGTTGCATTCGCCGTTTATTTATGTTGCTGATGAGAATTAGTTTgctatatatttactttaatatagAATATAGAACATCACACACAGGAGGCAGGAGCGGTGTTGCTGATTTCTCTCAGCCTGTTGTGAGCGACAGAGAACACTGCTCTGTCTGAGGGGCGTGTCCCTGTGAGGACACCTGGCTCACCTGGTTGCCATAGAGACAACTGGTCTCCCACTGGCCACCATCTGCAGAGGAGATATCGAGCATGGATGAGCTCCTACACTCAGTGTGGGGCGGTGCTAAACAACCAACACACACCAGGGGGATTAAAGGCTACTGCAGGTCAAAGCCATTTGTGTCACCTCGTCATCCCCTCGGTGGGAGACCCTAGGGATTAATGTGATATTGacacaatatatatacacacacacacacacacacacacacacacacacacacacacacacacacacacacacacacacacacacacgcacacacacacacacacacacacacacacacacacacacacacacagcaagggGTGGAAAGACAGGAGAGGAATTTTCCATGGGTGAGAGTACAGTGTAATCGCAGGTCTTTATGTgttgacttttttatggttcAGGTCAAAACAGCAGTTGatataatataactatatacTTATAGTATGTATATAATTACACGTAAGTTCACATTGGCATTCACATAAACAAAGGTTTGCTATAAAATACCTGTTGATCATAATTTacttcttaaaaataaaaacaccttcaGAAGATGTTAATGACCTATCCATCAGTTTGGGAATGGTaggcaaaaatatttttaggcattactttattttataggtttgttatttttctgggggaaataaaacatgtttagatACAAATTACgaggaaaataagaaaagatgaaagacgggattagtttgttgtattttgttttaaaagcttGATGAGTTCCACTTCATGGTgaattaattattgttaatttcatttttttatacaagCTGAATTATAGGCTTGCCAGTAGACAATTTGCCCATGTTTGCCTGCTTattaaatgtactgtatgttgaagCATCCATCTTTCATGTCTTTCAGTCTCTGGAGAGCACAAGGCGGATGATGCAGCTGGTTGAGgaggtacatacacacacacacacacacacacatatatttttatttatttaaatatatatataactagcAAGGCCTGCAGCGATTAAAAATCATAAAGACAGATAGTCagggagccagagagagagaagctcatCATGAAGTTTATCCTCATTATGTATGTTAGGGATGTGATTGACTTTAAGCTGCTGGAAAGCAATTTTGGGCATTGACACATGGAAAACAAGAGTGACTGAGACGACACCGCAGAAAACACTACATTCTGGTCAGAAGTACATGTTCATGTACAGTAACCGCAGTAAAATACACCTTACTGCTATTTATGTTGTCTGAAATTGAAATTTGCATTCAAAGATGCTTGAACGTCTGAAACAGACAACCATCGTGCTTTTAAAGTGGCCTCTAGTCGGAACGGCAGCGCCACATGACAATATTATCTATCTGCAAGTCTCTGCAAGCTAATTTTCACAGAATTGAACTGAAACCTATGGCTGCCTGGAAGAGGAGAAATCATGGACCATAACAGCTTGATAGTAATGTGTATTCTATATTCATGTGGTTTTATGTGCTCCTTCCTGCAGAGCAAAGACGCTGGGATCAGAGCTGTGGTTATGCTGGATGAACAAGGAGGTAATCAGTTCAGTTTGGTCCCTCTTTAAATTCTAAATTCTAAATTTTGTTAAGCCTTGTTCAATGTGTTTACAACtgcaattttaaaaaagcagtttttcaTGGAATACGGAAGTAAGTTTTGCGCCATTATGTCAGTATTGTTTCAAATATAAGAAATCAATAATACTTTCATCTCTACGAGCTTGATTGTGTTCCAGTAGTTCTGTGACTTCACAaagtttagcacaaagacaggaagcgGGACACACTGCTGTGATGACCAACAACTTAAAAATTGTCCCGTTTACACATTTGGTGCATTTCAGTTCTGGTTTAGCAAGGACACATGGATTTGTATTGTGCTATAATGTCATACAAAAGTAAATTTGCAGATTAATTATTGCCAGACGGAAAAGTAAGCTTCTCAACTTCTTTCCAGTCTGTCCACCGAATAGTTTTTAAGATATGCCCCTGACCAATCAGGTTAGTTGGGTTGAAAACATTGTGTCCGTCTCTCCTGTTGTTACAACCATTAAACCCAGTGCCATAAAACTCCCGTTCCTCACAGAGCAGTTGGAGCGTATTGAGGAAGGCATGGACTCCATCAACAGGGACATGAAAGAGGCCGAGAAGAACCTGACAGACATGGCCCAGTGCTGTGGTCTGTGTATCTGGCCAATCAGGAAGTAGGTCTTGGTTTCAGGGATCCGCACCTCTACCCAACTGGTGGcctaaaaaaaaccacactgaTGCCCAGTTCCAATAAATTTTAACCATCCATATATAGAATTTGAAATTTCCGCAAtcattataacattttttagTTAAAAAAGCTGTCTGTcaacaaaacattaattttgTCATCAAGGTAACTAAGCCCGCCCAGATGATGTACAGCTTATGATGCTTTATTGAAGTCCAACGGTACGCTTTCATCACTGTTAATTGAATCAACAACGGCTTAGGTTATTTGCCCAACCAtcttttgtcaaaatgttttgctctcaGTTATTTTCTGCATGACGCCCTTAAGCTTTTCTGCACAATTACCCCTTAAGGGGGtatgagtgagaaaaaaaaacacacacacaaaacagaaataaagtcAGTGGAAAGTGACACTTGTTGCCCAGTACTTCAAATTTAACTCTGggcaaatgtaaataaaataaataagaaatgataAGTAGATAAATGCATACACATACctattaaatataaacactaACTTatgaaagatatttaaaaacactgtacagtGCTTTATAATTGATTTTACTGAGTTATAAACCATGATGGAACTGGGCACTGAGGTCAGGGTGCAAACAGCCGGACCATGGACGTGCTATGCTGCACAGCTCTCCTGAtttgtctatttgttttttagttttgggCGTTTCATGTTCATTCGCTggcagcaatttttttttttttttcagttgagcTGCACAAAGGCTTTCAGGAAATAGTTGgtgattttattttgcttcttccctctgccttctcctccctccattctTTCCAATTTTCCTTCTCTTTCGGCTTACCttgctatttttttctccccatcACCTCCGTACTCCTCTCCCATCACATCCTCTTCCCACCCTTACACTTTCACCTTCCTCTTACACCTCCAACCAACCtgtcttccttctcctcctacTCCACTCCTTCTCCATGTCCACCTTTCTCCtgcctttcttcctctcctcctgcctatccctccatccttcatcctcctcctcccccctcctccctctcctctcataGAGCAGTTGGAGCGTATAGAGGAGGGCTTGGATCAGATCAACTCTGATATgaaggaggcagagaaaaaCCTGACTGACCTGGGCAAGTGCTGTGGCCTCTGCTCCTGTGATAAGTAGGTGGTGTCAGATTTTTCCAACTCCCCCTTTATTCCGGCTTTAGCTGTCTTTTGTTGCCCGCTTGCTTTGCTGCTCTATTGATTTTCAGCTGTTTGGATATCATCTTACAACACGTTTGTTGTCTCTACTGTATAAACGGACCGCTGGTGTACCCACACTGGAGGTTCCACTCATTCATTACCTAACAGACAGTTTTCCACTAAAGCTTGTACTCCAATAAAATAATCAAGTCTGTAAGACCAGTATGGGTGCAGTGTGGTTCTCGTGCATCCCATTTAACAAGTGAACAACAAAAGACGTACATTCTCCTTCTCTCAGACTGAAGGCCTTTGAGGAGAGCGGGGCGTACAAGGCAGTTTGGGGCGGAGGGTCCGGTCAGGACGGCGTGGTGTCCAATCAGCCGCCGTCGTCCCGAGTCGTTGATGAGAGGGAGCAAATGATCATGAGCGGAGGACACATACGGAGgtagagagaaacagaaagagcgCTTAATGAACTGTTATTGTAGGCTGGCTGTCTGTTGTGTTAGGAGAGGCAGctgtataatgtaatgtaataccagcaggggcggctgtggctcagtggagggacagggtcgtcctccaatcagaggatcggcggttcgatccctggctctggcagtccatgtcgatgtgtccttgggcaagacacttaaccctgagttgctcccgaaggctgtgccatcggtgtatgaatggatgtgaatgattagagagatcctgatgggcaggtggcaccttgcatggtagcccctgtcatcagtgtatgaatgggtatgaaagggtgaatgattagtaatgtaaaagtgctttgagtggtcggaagactagaaaagcgctatacaagtacagtccatttaccatttaccatcagCCATACGGGCAGCTGCCAAACACAGgacataatcacacacacactctttactCTGCTCTATCTCAGGGTGACTAACGATGCCCGGGAGGACGAGATGGAGGAGAACCTGACTCACGTCGGCAGCATCATCGGAAATCTGAAGAGCATGGCGCTGGACATGGGCAACGAGATAGACACACAGAATGTCCAGATCGAACGCATACAGGGAAAGGTACTGCTGCCACATTACAACACAAACTTCATGAAGTGTCGGCAAACATCACAGTAGGCCACAAGAAAATGACCAAGCATACTGTATCATCAGACGACAGTATTACCAGAATTATTTTCACATAAAATCTTAATTGATCGACTAGGAGAACATGTCCGTTTACAGACAACATATAAATGACCCAATCAGATAAGAATCACAAAACTGAGTTTTATACAGTAAACTGAAatgaattagaaaaacataaaaaatgtccagGGTTGCAGAGGGCGGGAGCCtaacatacagacagacaagacTCTCTTTCACGTTCACACCTACCACCAGTTTACGGTCTTTATATCACCTGACCTGCTTATCACTGACTACAGGTTACTACAAATTCGATAAATCTGACGGAATAGGTcaccaaaaaacattaaagggagggtttgtttgttttagttttatttgtttgaggTTTTTATATATCAGTCTGTAGTTTCCCAATGCGGTGTTCCTTATGTATCCAAACCCAAACATTGAAACTATGGTTGAATGATGTATGTTTTAGCgtgaaaatgctgttttccGCCAAGAAGATTACCGTGCTGTCAGAAAACCCTTTGCTGGTGGGGAACTGCAGCCGTTATATTGCTCTCTTTAAAGCCACAAGATTGACAAAATGAGTAATTTTATCTTGCAGAACACAGGAGTATAACCTATAAAaccaaacttaaaaaaataccgGCTGATGCTAGCGTTTAATTATTCATAAACTGAATACTTTACTCCCGCACAGCTATTTGCCAACAGCTGTGTGGGCGTTTCCATTTATAAAAcccagacacaaacactgttgGAGTCTAcctttacagtttttcacaattgttaacacacgtttctcaaaacaataacggctttctcaaaactgcacacacaaaactgaaaacctcacacacaaaatgctaaacctgacactccctttgcaagatgactctttgccatcaaatctcttaactgttcacaaaatggaactcgtgttttcatttggtacacacagccatattttcaaatgacacacacataccattcattgagtacacacaactaagcatttgctgcacactaccaagcatttacagcacactgaagtgcaaaattgaaaacacaatcagagaaatggaacacaccatatgaatgacaacgactctggagaatgagccatttctccttttgtaaaatgtctcagtataggcctacttttttcatagtcaaacataaaacagcacacaaatatgcagcaaaaaaagttttatttcggtacacacagagaacagtacagtactgtaaaccggCCTGACGGTCTGGACGTTCCTGAATGTAGCATGGTCAGCCAGGATCTtagtttgtatttgtcggagtgtgatagcgttgttctcacgaaccatatttacaatttcagtctcctgttcggctgtgaaagtgtgtgttcttcctccacggtgtggttctctttcagtcctgcaaaatacaaatactgtgagcacactgtattctattgatatgcagtattacagtacacaaggcaaatagatttcgtacctgttctccatcctgaaggttctaatgatggcagcaactgtgaagccgctgagatttggttggaccctctggccagcctccctcatgctcaaaccatggttgagcacatggtctaccacagtggcccgATATGAccgttctccttcttctttctcctcctcctcctccttcttctccttgtccttctcctcctcttcctcctccttgtcctcctcttcctcctcctcctcctctcactcttacccctctccttctctggttgtcgatctcttcaaagttctccattgttcaccaaacaaaacagaggctcgaggcacttttatgctgcagtcctgattgcaaattgctcaacagacctgaatgtttagagatttgaatatttgtgtgttgtaggttgatgctttga contains the following coding sequences:
- the zgc:101731 gene encoding SNARE_SNAP25N and SNARE_SNAP23C domain-containing protein isoform X2, which encodes MASDPPILTEQLELQRRANQVTDESLESTRRMMQLVEESKDAGIRAVVMLDEQGEQLERIEEGLDQINSDMKEAEKNLTDLGKCCGLCSCDKLKAFEESGAYKAVWGGGSGQDGVVSNQPPSSRVVDEREQMIMSGGHIRRVTNDAREDEMEENLTHVGSIIGNLKSMALDMGNEIDTQNVQIERIQGKAILNVSRIDAANQKANNLIKR
- the zgc:101731 gene encoding SNARE_SNAP25N and SNARE_SNAP23C domain-containing protein isoform X1, translated to MASDPPILTEQLELQRRANQVTDESLESTRRMMQLVEESKDAGIRAVVMLDEQGEQLERIEEGMDSINRDMKEAEKNLTDMAQCCGLCIWPIRKLKAFEESGAYKAVWGGGSGQDGVVSNQPPSSRVVDEREQMIMSGGHIRRVTNDAREDEMEENLTHVGSIIGNLKSMALDMGNEIDTQNVQIERIQGKAILNVSRIDAANQKANNLIKR